The Falco peregrinus isolate bFalPer1 chromosome 1, bFalPer1.pri, whole genome shotgun sequence genome has a window encoding:
- the TMEM250 gene encoding transmembrane protein 250 produces MPVIPIPRRVRSFHGPHTTCLHSACGPVRTTHLVRTKYNNFDIYLKSRWMYGFIRFLLYFSCSLFTSILWVALSILFCLQYLGIRIFLRFQYKLSIILLLLGRRRVDFSLMNELLIYGIHVTMLLVGGLGWCFMVFVDM; encoded by the coding sequence ATGCCTGTAATCCCCATTCCCCGCCGGGTCCGTTCGTTCCACGGCCCCCACACGACCTGCCTGCATTCGGCCTGTGGCCCGGTAAGGACCACTCACTTGGTGCGTACCAAGTACAACAATTTCGACATCTATCTCAAATCCCGATGGATGTATGGATTCATTCGTTTCCTGCTGTACTTCAGCTGCAGCCTATTTACCTCCATCCTCTGGGTGGCACTCTCTATCTTGTTTTGCCTTCAGTACCTTGGCATCCGGATCTTTCTGCGTTTCCAGTACAAACTCTCCATCATCCTCCTCTTACTGGGGCGAAGGCGTGTAGACTTCAGCCTCATGAATGAACTGCTCATCTATGGGATTCATGTGACCATGCTGCTAGTGGGGGGGCTGGGATGGTGTTTCATGGTATTTGTGgatatgtaa